Proteins from a genomic interval of Channa argus isolate prfri chromosome 11, Channa argus male v1.0, whole genome shotgun sequence:
- the gp1bb gene encoding platelet glycoprotein Ib beta chain — protein MKGFLLPCLLLLFRGPRSSACPHVCFCHGTKVDCSNRSLTSSSLPTTFPAGTTELLLHDNWLTSLPNGLLDNLTSLRSVSLHGNPWACDCGVLYLRAWLLRQSTGLTSDLGINCSSPSSLRGRLVVYLTEEEVLDTCHYWYCNLALVSQVCLFVFVFVQAVLLVALIVFLRRFERLSKEARGITQESFTAGEAPGENDYAPLKDSSI, from the coding sequence ATGAAGGGTTTCCTGCTCCCCTGTCTGCTTCTCTTGTTCAGAGGTCCAAGGTCATCTGCCTGCCCCCATGTTTGCTTCTGTCACGGTACTAAGGTGGATTGCAGCAACAGGTCTCTTACCTCCTCCTCGCTGCCCACCACTTTTCCTGCTGGGACCACCGAGCTCCTTCTCCATGACAACTGGCTAACCTCTCTTCCTAATGGGCTCCTGGATAACCTGACCTCCCTTCGCTCTGTCTCCCTTCATGGTAACCCCTGGGCTTGTGACTGTGGTGTCCTTTACCTGCGAGCCTGGCTGCTGCGTCAGTCCACTGGCCTCACGTCTGACCTGGGTATCAACTGCAGCTCCCCTTCTAGTCTGAGAGGGCGACTAGTGGTGTATTTAACTGAGGAGGAGGTCTTAGACACCTGTCACTATTGGTACTGTAACCTGGCTTTGGTCTCGCaggtgtgtctgtttgtgtttgtatttgtgcagGCGGTTCTTCTGGTGGCCCTCATTGTGTTTCTGAGGAGATTTGAGAGGCTGTCCAAGGAGGCAAGGGGAATCACACAGGAGAGCTTCACAGCTGGGGAGGCTCCGGGGGAGAACGACTATGCGCCTTTAAAGGATAGCAGCATCTAA